The Geothrix sp. genome has a window encoding:
- a CDS encoding putative sulfate exporter family transporter — translation MSPSAPASWIAKPLLMLGALLALAPFTPAAAALVGGALLALTLGNPLQALTRTWTHRLLPLAVVGLGADMNLRAVAKAGLHGLGYTALSLALVLALGLWLARWLKVDAEAGLLISVGTAICGGSAIAAVAPVIRAREQAISVALATVFLLNAAALVIFPPLGHAAGLSQDAFGLWSALAIHDTSSVVGAGLAYGPRALEVATTVKLARALWIVPLTLGLGWFLARRQPAAPDAPPVKKPWFIAGFLAMAALVTFVPALHAPGHLIAVTARRVLVLTLFLIGAGLSREAVRSVGLRPFLQGLLLWLAVGSLGLGAVKLGWLSVG, via the coding sequence ATGAGTCCGTCCGCGCCCGCCTCCTGGATTGCCAAGCCCCTGCTGATGCTCGGAGCTCTCCTCGCCTTGGCGCCATTCACGCCCGCCGCCGCGGCCCTGGTGGGTGGCGCGCTGCTGGCACTGACCCTGGGCAACCCCCTGCAGGCGCTCACGCGCACCTGGACGCACCGCCTGCTCCCCCTCGCCGTCGTGGGCCTGGGCGCGGACATGAACCTGCGGGCCGTGGCGAAGGCGGGCCTGCACGGCCTGGGCTACACGGCGCTCAGCCTCGCGTTGGTTCTCGCCCTGGGCCTCTGGCTGGCCCGCTGGCTGAAGGTGGACGCCGAAGCCGGGTTGCTGATCTCCGTGGGCACGGCCATCTGCGGCGGCAGCGCCATCGCGGCCGTGGCACCCGTGATCCGGGCCCGGGAGCAGGCCATCTCGGTGGCCCTGGCCACCGTCTTTCTGCTGAATGCCGCAGCGTTGGTGATCTTCCCCCCCCTCGGGCACGCCGCGGGCCTGAGCCAGGACGCCTTCGGCCTCTGGTCGGCCCTGGCCATCCACGACACCAGCTCGGTGGTGGGCGCAGGGCTGGCCTACGGGCCCCGGGCCCTGGAAGTGGCCACCACCGTGAAGCTGGCCCGGGCCCTGTGGATCGTGCCACTCACCCTGGGCCTCGGCTGGTTCCTCGCACGGCGGCAACCGGCCGCCCCCGACGCGCCTCCCGTCAAGAAGCCCTGGTTCATCGCCGGTTTCCTGGCCATGGCTGCCCTCGTGACCTTCGTACCGGCCCTTCACGCGCCGGGCCACCTCATCGCCGTGACCGCCCGCCGCGTGCTGGTGCTGACGCTCTTCCTCATCGGCGCCGGGCTCAGCCGGGAAGCCGTCCGCAGCGTGGGCCTGCGGCCCTTCCTCCAGGGGCTGCTGCTGTGGCTGGCCGTAGGCTCCCTGGGCCTCGGGGCCGTGAAGCTGGGGTGGCTGTCGGTGGGGTAG
- a CDS encoding gamma carbonic anhydrase family protein translates to MIRPFQGMVPKLGARVFVPDSALVLGDVTLGDDASIWFNCVLRGDVNWIRVGARTNIQDGCCLHVTNGKWPLLIEDEVSIAHHVMLHGCTIRKGALIGMSTTIMDGAEIGEGCLVAAGSLVREGFQAPPHSLVAGWPAEVKGPLSEKQRGLVASVWTRYVRYKEAYFADGWPLAEAPAIEDPQPGFAEGHPYP, encoded by the coding sequence ATGATCCGCCCCTTCCAAGGCATGGTCCCCAAGCTCGGCGCCCGCGTGTTCGTGCCGGACAGCGCCCTGGTGCTGGGGGATGTCACCCTCGGCGACGATGCCAGCATCTGGTTCAACTGCGTTCTCCGCGGCGATGTGAACTGGATCCGCGTCGGGGCCCGCACCAACATCCAGGATGGTTGCTGCCTCCATGTCACCAACGGGAAGTGGCCGCTGCTCATCGAGGACGAGGTCAGCATCGCCCACCATGTGATGCTCCACGGCTGCACCATCCGCAAGGGCGCCCTCATCGGCATGAGCACCACGATCATGGATGGCGCCGAGATCGGGGAGGGCTGCCTTGTCGCCGCGGGAAGCCTGGTGCGCGAAGGCTTCCAGGCCCCGCCCCACAGCCTCGTGGCAGGCTGGCCCGCGGAGGTGAAGGGCCCCCTCAGCGAGAAGCAGCGCGGCCTCGTGGCCAGCGTCTGGACCCGCTATGTGCGGTACAAGGAGGCCTACTTCGCCGACGGCTGGCCCCTCGCCGAGGCCCCGGCGATTGAAGACCCGCAGCCCGGCTTCGCCGAGGGACACCCGTATCCCTAG
- the rplM gene encoding 50S ribosomal protein L13 encodes MSTYFPKANDLKRQWFLVDATGIPVGRLSTAVADVLSGKNKPTWTPFLDTGDHVIVINAEKAVLTGKKGVQKFYRRTTTQPGSMKEVRAEVMKATFPERIIESAVKGMLPKGPLGRAMYRKLKVYAGPEHEQSAQQPQILTIQK; translated from the coding sequence ATGAGCACTTACTTCCCGAAAGCCAATGATCTCAAGCGCCAGTGGTTCCTGGTGGATGCCACCGGGATTCCCGTGGGCCGCCTCAGCACCGCCGTGGCGGATGTCCTGTCCGGCAAGAACAAGCCGACCTGGACCCCGTTCCTCGACACGGGCGACCATGTGATCGTCATCAACGCCGAGAAGGCCGTGCTGACCGGCAAGAAGGGCGTACAGAAGTTCTACCGTCGCACCACCACCCAGCCCGGCTCCATGAAGGAAGTCCGCGCCGAGGTGATGAAGGCGACCTTCCCCGAGCGCATCATCGAGAGCGCCGTCAAGGGCATGCTGCCCAAGGGCCCCCTCGGCCGGGCGATGTACCGCAAGCTCAAGGTCTATGCCGGCCCCGAGCACGAGCAGAGCGCCCAGCAGCCCCAGATCCTGACCATCCAGAAGTAG
- the rpsI gene encoding 30S ribosomal protein S9 yields MAISQNYGTGRRKSAAARAFLRPGTGKITVNGRSLESYFPNAVLRMMVHQPLVLADLDGKFDMIISVCGGGPAGQASAIRMGISRALLGYNEQLKSLLRGAGLLTRDPRMKERKKPGRRAARRRFQFSKR; encoded by the coding sequence ATGGCCATTTCCCAGAACTACGGAACCGGTCGCCGCAAGAGCGCGGCCGCCCGCGCCTTCCTCCGCCCCGGCACCGGCAAGATCACCGTCAACGGTCGCAGCCTCGAGAGCTACTTCCCGAACGCCGTGCTCCGCATGATGGTCCACCAGCCCCTGGTGCTGGCCGACCTCGACGGTAAGTTCGACATGATCATCAGCGTGTGCGGCGGCGGCCCTGCCGGCCAGGCTTCGGCCATCCGCATGGGCATCTCCCGCGCCCTGCTGGGCTACAACGAGCAGCTGAAGTCCCTCCTGCGCGGCGCCGGTCTCCTGACCCGCGACCCCCGCATGAAGGAGCGCAAGAAGCCCGGTCGCCGGGCCGCGCGGCGCCGCTTCCAGTTCAGCAAGCGCTAG
- the rpsB gene encoding 30S ribosomal protein S2 translates to MAAIQMKELLEAGAHFGHQTKRWNPKMKKFIFGARNSIYIIDLQKTLRLWNTAANFLTKAAGEGKNFLFVATKPQAQELIAEQAARCGAFYVNNRWLGGMLTNFSTIKKSLEKFREIEATLADPARTALLSKKELLTLNRTRLKLEASFHGIRDMRSLPEVIFVIDPHREDIAVTEAKKLGIKVVGIVDTNCDPDMVDYVIPANDDAIRSILLFSERVADSILEGRQRFQDKGDSEDMKKMMAEKMEVEG, encoded by the coding sequence ATGGCTGCCATCCAGATGAAGGAACTTCTCGAAGCCGGTGCCCATTTCGGACACCAGACCAAGCGTTGGAATCCGAAGATGAAGAAGTTCATCTTCGGGGCGCGCAACAGCATCTACATCATCGACCTCCAGAAGACCCTGCGCCTCTGGAACACCGCCGCGAACTTCCTCACCAAGGCCGCCGGCGAGGGGAAGAACTTCCTCTTCGTGGCCACCAAGCCCCAGGCCCAGGAGCTCATCGCCGAGCAGGCCGCCCGCTGCGGCGCCTTCTATGTCAACAACCGCTGGCTGGGCGGCATGCTGACCAACTTCTCCACCATCAAGAAGAGCCTCGAGAAGTTCCGCGAGATCGAAGCCACGCTGGCGGATCCCGCCCGCACGGCCCTGCTCTCCAAGAAGGAACTGCTCACCCTGAACCGCACCCGCCTGAAGCTGGAAGCCTCCTTCCACGGCATCCGCGACATGCGCTCGCTGCCCGAAGTCATCTTCGTCATCGATCCGCACCGTGAGGACATCGCCGTCACCGAGGCCAAGAAGCTCGGCATCAAGGTCGTGGGCATCGTGGACACCAACTGCGATCCCGACATGGTGGACTATGTGATCCCCGCCAATGACGACGCGATCCGCTCCATCCTTCTCTTCTCCGAGCGCGTGGCCGACTCCATCCTTGAGGGCCGCCAGCGCTTTCAGGACAAGGGCGACAGCGAGGACATGAAGAAGATGATGGCCGAAAAAATGGAAGTCGAGGGCTAG
- the tsf gene encoding translation elongation factor Ts produces the protein MAFTANDVKTLREKTGLGMMDCKKALEENSGDMEQAIEWLRKKGLAASAKKADRIAAEGIVEAYIHPGGRVGVLVEVNSETDFVARNEAFQRLVKEIAMHIAAADPAPRFVTKEEVTQDFLDTEKRIATEQALATGKPANIVERIVEGKMNSIFKEVCLLEQPFIMNPDLTIQQYLSQKTAEIGEKLSIRRFTKYIMGEGLEKRSENFAAEVAAAK, from the coding sequence ATGGCATTCACCGCCAATGATGTGAAGACGCTGCGCGAGAAGACCGGTCTCGGCATGATGGACTGCAAGAAGGCCCTGGAAGAGAACAGCGGCGACATGGAGCAGGCCATCGAATGGCTCCGCAAGAAGGGCCTCGCCGCTTCCGCCAAGAAGGCTGATCGCATCGCCGCCGAAGGCATCGTGGAAGCCTACATCCACCCCGGTGGTCGCGTGGGCGTGCTGGTCGAAGTGAATTCCGAGACCGACTTCGTGGCCCGCAATGAGGCCTTCCAGCGCCTGGTGAAGGAAATCGCGATGCACATCGCGGCCGCCGACCCCGCGCCCCGCTTCGTCACCAAGGAAGAGGTCACCCAGGACTTCCTCGACACCGAGAAGCGCATCGCCACCGAGCAGGCGCTCGCCACCGGCAAGCCCGCCAACATCGTCGAGCGGATCGTCGAGGGCAAGATGAACAGCATCTTCAAGGAGGTCTGCCTCCTCGAGCAGCCCTTCATCATGAATCCCGACCTCACCATCCAGCAGTACCTGTCCCAGAAGACCGCGGAGATCGGCGAGAAGCTCAGCATCCGCCGCTTCACAAAGTACATCATGGGCGAGGGCCTCGAGAAGCGCAGCGAGAACTTCGCCGCCGAAGTCGCCGCCGCCAAGTAG
- the pyrH gene encoding UMP kinase has translation MKFKRILLKLSGEALMGDQKYGIDPAVVNMIADQVKAIRELGVEVGLVIGGGNIFRGVAGATKGMDRTTADHMGMLATMINALALQDALEHKNVHTRTLSGLEMPKVAESYIRRRATRHLEKGRVVIFGAGTGNPYFSTDTAAALRGNEICAEVVMKATNVDGIYTADPKKDPTATRFDRICFQDVLEKGLRVMDASAIALCMENRLPILVFDMNKPGNLVAAVKGEPVGTLVS, from the coding sequence ATGAAATTCAAGCGCATCCTCCTCAAGCTCTCGGGCGAAGCCCTCATGGGCGATCAGAAGTACGGCATCGACCCGGCCGTGGTCAACATGATCGCCGATCAGGTGAAGGCCATCCGGGAACTGGGCGTGGAAGTCGGCCTCGTCATCGGCGGCGGCAACATCTTCCGCGGCGTGGCGGGCGCCACCAAGGGCATGGACCGCACCACGGCCGACCACATGGGCATGCTGGCCACCATGATCAACGCCCTGGCACTCCAGGACGCGCTCGAGCACAAGAATGTCCATACCCGCACCCTCTCGGGCCTGGAGATGCCCAAGGTGGCCGAGAGCTACATCCGGCGCCGGGCCACCCGCCACCTGGAGAAGGGTCGCGTGGTGATCTTCGGCGCGGGCACCGGCAACCCCTACTTCAGCACCGACACTGCCGCGGCGCTGCGTGGCAACGAGATCTGCGCCGAGGTGGTGATGAAGGCCACCAATGTGGACGGCATCTACACCGCCGATCCCAAGAAGGACCCCACGGCCACGCGCTTCGACCGCATCTGCTTCCAGGATGTGCTGGAGAAGGGCCTGAGGGTCATGGACGCCTCCGCCATCGCCCTGTGCATGGAAAACCGGCTGCCCATCCTGGTCTTCGACATGAACAAGCCCGGCAACCTGGTCGCCGCCGTGAAGGGCGAGCCCGTGGGCACACTCGTCAGCTGA
- a CDS encoding FAD-binding oxidoreductase, translated as MDFLRNLPDAAVLTDREALEPYLRDESHVRGSLPLAAVRPRSAAALKELVRLAKAEGFGLVPRGAGTGKAGGCVPTARTVVVDFSTWPGDLHVSPQDLCLSAPASAPLREVKAAAEAHGLFYPPDPNSWESCALGGTLATNAGGPNACKYGMTRHWVLSVDALLEDGEIHTFGIHSVKANAGPALGQLFIGSEGIFGFIVGATLRLTTLPREFATLLLPVKRWEDLLDLPGRLCGAGYLPSAFEFFDPAVLAELRAHGPEEARRLPGEALAILEFDDRGCTSEAFLSGLMDLLGPVAEGLEIASSERQRQGIWAVRRMTSAFLKERHPKKVSEDIVVPRSRLREFFAGLERLDLPSVSYGHLGDGNLHVNLLAAGETEPAQLERQLMDLFRLALDLGGTLSGEHGIGLAKREAFLALSDPGQIQALRALKQVLDPQGIFNPGKVI; from the coding sequence ATGGACTTCCTGCGGAACCTGCCCGATGCCGCGGTCCTCACGGACCGGGAGGCGCTGGAACCCTACCTGCGGGACGAGTCCCATGTCCGGGGGAGCCTTCCCCTGGCCGCGGTGCGCCCCCGGAGCGCCGCCGCCCTGAAGGAACTGGTCCGGCTGGCCAAGGCGGAAGGGTTCGGCCTGGTCCCGCGCGGGGCGGGCACGGGGAAGGCCGGGGGCTGCGTGCCCACGGCCCGTACGGTGGTCGTGGACTTCTCCACCTGGCCCGGCGACCTCCATGTCTCGCCGCAGGACCTCTGCCTCAGCGCCCCCGCCAGTGCGCCCCTGCGCGAAGTGAAGGCCGCCGCGGAAGCCCATGGGCTGTTCTACCCCCCCGACCCCAACTCCTGGGAGAGCTGCGCCCTGGGCGGCACCCTGGCCACCAACGCGGGGGGGCCCAACGCCTGCAAGTACGGCATGACCCGCCACTGGGTGCTGTCCGTGGACGCCCTGCTGGAAGATGGCGAGATCCACACCTTCGGCATTCACAGCGTCAAGGCCAACGCGGGTCCCGCCCTCGGGCAGCTGTTCATCGGCAGCGAGGGCATCTTCGGCTTCATCGTGGGGGCGACGCTGCGCCTCACGACCCTGCCCCGCGAATTCGCCACACTCCTGCTCCCGGTGAAGCGTTGGGAGGACCTTCTGGATCTTCCCGGCCGCCTCTGCGGCGCGGGCTACCTGCCCAGCGCCTTCGAATTCTTCGATCCCGCCGTGTTGGCGGAACTGCGGGCCCACGGCCCGGAGGAGGCCCGGCGTCTGCCCGGCGAGGCCCTGGCCATCCTTGAATTCGACGACCGGGGCTGTACCTCCGAGGCCTTCCTAAGTGGTCTGATGGATCTGCTGGGGCCTGTGGCCGAAGGCCTGGAGATTGCTTCGAGCGAGCGCCAGCGTCAGGGCATCTGGGCCGTGCGCCGCATGACCAGCGCCTTTCTCAAGGAACGGCATCCCAAAAAGGTGAGTGAGGACATCGTCGTGCCCCGCAGCCGCCTCCGCGAGTTTTTCGCGGGCCTGGAGCGCCTGGACCTGCCCAGCGTCAGCTATGGCCACCTGGGCGACGGCAACCTCCATGTGAACCTGCTGGCCGCGGGCGAGACCGAGCCCGCCCAGCTCGAGCGCCAGCTCATGGACCTCTTCCGACTGGCTCTGGACCTCGGCGGCACCCTCAGCGGCGAGCACGGCATCGGCCTTGCCAAGCGGGAGGCTTTCCTGGCCCTGAGCGATCCCGGACAGATCCAGGCCCTGCGGGCCCTCAAGCAGGTCCTGGATCCCCAGGGGATCTTCAATCCGGGCAAAGTGATCTGA
- a CDS encoding glycerophosphodiester phosphodiesterase family protein codes for MSKQPLVLGHRGLSSKHLENSMEAFRAALAAGMDGFELDVQPTRDGVCAVLHDEDLARTAQGSGLLRKMKSAELPPLKNGEPLPRLADVLELPAKLINVELKGEPGWQQALATVEAAEALDRVLFSSFEPSEVLQLWAACETARCGFLWETDEALDLTAEELADLPGALWFHPPLKAVKAKPDLWAPYADRLALWGMKTPAEAQALPFAPAVLIVDGI; via the coding sequence ATGTCCAAGCAGCCCCTCGTCCTCGGCCACCGCGGCCTGTCGTCGAAGCATCTGGAGAACAGCATGGAGGCCTTCCGCGCGGCGCTGGCCGCGGGGATGGACGGCTTCGAGCTCGATGTGCAGCCCACCCGGGATGGCGTCTGCGCCGTGCTGCACGACGAGGACCTCGCCCGCACGGCCCAGGGGTCGGGCCTCCTCCGCAAAATGAAGTCGGCGGAGCTGCCGCCCCTGAAAAACGGGGAGCCCCTGCCCCGCCTGGCGGATGTGCTGGAGCTGCCCGCGAAGCTCATCAATGTCGAGCTGAAGGGCGAGCCCGGCTGGCAGCAGGCCCTGGCCACCGTGGAGGCCGCCGAAGCCCTGGACCGCGTGCTGTTCAGCAGCTTCGAGCCCAGCGAAGTGCTCCAGCTCTGGGCCGCCTGCGAGACCGCCCGCTGCGGCTTCCTGTGGGAGACCGACGAGGCCCTGGACCTCACAGCCGAGGAACTCGCCGACCTGCCTGGGGCCCTATGGTTCCATCCGCCCCTCAAGGCCGTGAAGGCCAAGCCCGACCTCTGGGCGCCCTACGCGGACCGCCTGGCCCTCTGGGGCATGAAGACACCCGCCGAGGCCCAGGCTCTGCCCTTCGCGCCTGCCGTGCTGATCGTCGATGGGATCTGA
- a CDS encoding ATP-binding protein, whose protein sequence is MSVLDAKTGPPDPDFRLLFESAPGLLLALDPDLTIVAVSEAYLSATRTRREDILGRGIFEVFPDNPEDPSATGVANLRESLHRALALKRPDTMAVQKYDIQLPPAEGGGFERRYWSPMNTPVLAPTGEVRYVLHRVEDVTEFMRLKEAHRAQGDLAEELRDHASQVEAEVFQRAQEIQEANRKLRDLQAHLEARVEARTAELQAANEALRHSEEQLRQTQKMEAVGQLAGGIAHDFNNLLTVIFGASEVLEMHLDGNANLAAIRQASERAAGLTRQLLTFSRRQILAPESLDLNASLTGLHPILQRLLGENIEIQAFCSPDLRKVFADPSQIEQVILNLAINARDAMPEGGSLILETANIDLDEAYAREHPGVTPGSFVMLAVSDTGHGMDKETQGRIFEPFFTTKERGKGTGLGLATVFGIVKQSGGHIWLYSEPGVGTTFKIYFPEIQREHQSHAGPELPAAADEGGSETILLVEDEDQVRSVTGTILRQAGYTVLEARNGAEAEALCAQCMDEIHLLLTDVIMPGMNGRQVSERVTSAHPNLAVLFMSGYTDDAILRHGVLEANVPFLQKPFTPAKLRMKVREALLRAAPKG, encoded by the coding sequence ATGTCTGTTTTGGATGCCAAGACGGGCCCTCCCGACCCGGATTTCCGGCTCTTGTTCGAGTCGGCGCCCGGTCTGCTCCTGGCCCTGGACCCAGACTTGACCATCGTGGCGGTCAGCGAGGCCTACCTCTCGGCCACCCGGACCCGCCGGGAGGACATCCTCGGCCGGGGCATCTTCGAGGTGTTCCCGGACAATCCCGAGGACCCGAGCGCCACGGGAGTGGCCAACCTCCGGGAATCGCTCCACCGGGCCCTCGCCCTCAAGCGCCCCGACACGATGGCCGTTCAGAAATACGACATCCAGCTGCCGCCCGCGGAGGGAGGGGGCTTCGAGCGCCGCTACTGGAGCCCCATGAATACCCCGGTCCTGGCCCCGACCGGCGAGGTCCGCTATGTGCTCCACCGGGTGGAGGATGTCACGGAGTTCATGCGCCTGAAGGAGGCCCACCGGGCCCAGGGCGACTTGGCGGAGGAGCTGAGGGATCATGCGAGCCAGGTGGAAGCCGAGGTCTTCCAGCGCGCCCAGGAGATCCAGGAGGCGAACCGGAAGCTGCGGGACCTCCAGGCCCACCTCGAGGCGCGGGTGGAGGCGCGCACGGCGGAGCTCCAGGCGGCGAACGAGGCGCTGCGGCACAGTGAAGAGCAGCTCCGTCAAACCCAGAAGATGGAGGCCGTGGGTCAGCTGGCCGGCGGCATCGCCCACGACTTCAACAACCTGCTGACCGTGATCTTCGGCGCTTCGGAAGTGCTGGAGATGCACCTGGACGGGAACGCCAACCTGGCGGCGATCCGCCAGGCCTCCGAACGGGCGGCCGGGTTGACGCGTCAGCTCCTCACCTTCAGCCGCCGGCAGATCCTGGCCCCGGAGTCCCTCGACCTCAACGCGTCGCTCACGGGCCTCCACCCGATCCTGCAGCGCCTCCTGGGCGAGAACATCGAGATTCAGGCCTTCTGCTCTCCCGATCTGCGGAAGGTCTTCGCGGATCCCAGCCAGATCGAGCAGGTGATCCTGAACTTGGCCATCAACGCCCGGGACGCCATGCCGGAAGGGGGGAGCCTGATCCTGGAGACTGCCAACATCGATCTCGACGAAGCCTATGCCCGCGAGCACCCGGGGGTGACACCGGGCTCCTTCGTCATGCTGGCGGTCAGCGACACGGGCCACGGCATGGACAAGGAGACCCAGGGCCGGATCTTCGAACCCTTCTTCACCACGAAGGAGCGGGGGAAGGGGACGGGCCTCGGGCTCGCCACCGTCTTCGGGATCGTGAAGCAGAGCGGGGGCCACATCTGGCTCTACAGCGAACCTGGCGTGGGAACGACCTTCAAGATCTACTTCCCGGAGATCCAGCGGGAGCACCAGTCCCACGCGGGTCCGGAACTCCCTGCCGCGGCCGACGAGGGCGGCTCCGAGACCATCCTGCTGGTGGAAGACGAGGACCAGGTGCGCAGCGTCACGGGGACCATCTTGCGGCAGGCGGGCTACACGGTCCTGGAGGCGCGGAACGGCGCGGAAGCCGAGGCCCTCTGCGCCCAGTGCATGGATGAGATCCACCTGCTGCTCACGGATGTGATCATGCCCGGGATGAATGGGCGCCAGGTCTCGGAGAGGGTCACTTCGGCCCACCCCAACCTGGCGGTCCTGTTCATGTCCGGCTACACGGACGACGCCATCCTGCGCCATGGTGTCCTGGAGGCGAATGTCCCCTTCCTCCAGAAGCCGTTCACGCCGGCCAAGCTCAGGATGAAGGTCCGGGAGGCCCTGTTGCGGGCGGCCCCGAAAGGCTGA
- the thrC gene encoding threonine synthase — MKLVSTRTPGLHATFMAAVQAGLAPDGGLFVPVELPRFPDVSELLKLDFPSRATEILHRLLGEEFPRSVVEMLARSAFTFPAPRVKVGDRLSALELFHGPTLAFKDFGARFLARVLALGAGDRPRTVLTATSGDTGAAVAQAFQGLPGVRVVVLYPAGRVSPLQERQFATCGGNVLALAVAGSFDDCQRLVKGAFEDAEQVSRLGLTSANSINIARLLAQTLYYFEAVAQADPGPLVVSVPSGNFGNLYAGLMAQAMGAPIHAFVAATNANRVVPDYLDTGTYRPRPSVATLSNAMDVGSPSNWERIFTRFGGDHGGMVAALRWGSCTDAETMATVVALDGAGYLADPHGAVACAVLRAHLRPGEQGLFLATAHPAKFREALTPALGREIPLPRTLSDLLAKPLLSEPLAAETEALKRRLA, encoded by the coding sequence ATGAAGCTCGTCAGCACCCGCACCCCCGGGCTTCACGCGACCTTCATGGCGGCCGTGCAGGCGGGCCTGGCTCCCGATGGCGGCCTCTTCGTGCCGGTGGAGCTCCCGCGCTTTCCGGATGTTTCCGAGCTGCTGAAGCTGGATTTCCCCTCGCGCGCGACGGAGATCCTCCATCGCCTGCTGGGCGAGGAATTCCCCCGTTCCGTGGTCGAGATGCTGGCGCGATCCGCCTTCACCTTTCCCGCGCCTCGGGTGAAGGTGGGCGATCGCCTCTCGGCGCTGGAACTCTTCCACGGGCCCACGCTGGCCTTCAAGGATTTCGGCGCGCGCTTCCTGGCGCGGGTGCTGGCCCTGGGCGCCGGGGACCGCCCCCGCACGGTGCTCACGGCCACCTCCGGCGACACGGGCGCTGCCGTGGCCCAGGCCTTTCAGGGATTGCCGGGCGTGCGGGTGGTGGTGCTCTATCCGGCAGGCCGTGTGTCCCCCCTGCAGGAGCGCCAGTTCGCCACCTGCGGCGGCAATGTGCTCGCCCTGGCGGTGGCCGGTTCCTTCGACGACTGCCAGCGGCTGGTGAAGGGGGCCTTCGAGGACGCCGAGCAGGTGTCCCGATTGGGCCTGACCTCGGCCAACAGCATCAACATCGCGCGGCTGCTGGCCCAGACGCTGTACTACTTCGAGGCTGTGGCCCAGGCCGACCCCGGGCCCCTGGTGGTGTCCGTGCCCAGTGGCAACTTCGGCAACCTTTATGCGGGCCTGATGGCCCAGGCCATGGGCGCCCCCATCCACGCCTTCGTGGCCGCCACCAACGCCAACCGCGTGGTGCCCGACTACCTGGACACCGGCACCTACCGGCCCCGACCCTCCGTGGCCACCCTCTCCAACGCCATGGATGTGGGCTCGCCCAGCAACTGGGAACGCATCTTCACGCGGTTCGGAGGCGACCACGGGGGCATGGTGGCGGCCCTGCGCTGGGGCAGCTGCACGGATGCGGAGACGATGGCGACCGTGGTCGCCTTGGATGGCGCGGGCTACCTGGCCGATCCCCACGGCGCCGTGGCCTGCGCCGTGCTCCGGGCCCACCTGCGCCCCGGGGAGCAGGGCCTCTTCCTGGCCACAGCCCATCCGGCGAAATTCCGCGAAGCCCTGACCCCGGCCCTGGGTCGCGAGATCCCCCTGCCCAGGACCCTCAGCGACCTGCTGGCCAAGCCCCTGCTCAGCGAACCCTTGGCGGCGGAGACCGAGGCCTTGAAGCGACGGTTGGCTTAG
- a CDS encoding homoserine kinase — translation MTRSSDPSSEGVVAFAPASIGNVAAGFDLLGAALAPLDGSLLGDLVSIAPAENDSFRVTGPFATALADDPRPNLALKARDLFLAALRAGGGGAGPFAITLEKCLPVASGLGSSASSIVATLVGLQALCGDPLSVPELLDLAGQAEGSTSGGIHLDNVVPSLLGGLQLVVPGREGKAAARRLPWPADLLMVVVHPELRLSTADSRRVLPEHPGWPETVAFAGNLTGLVQALHSGDRALLGRCLRDPLVEVHRAPLVPGFRAAQAAARRLGALGCSLSGSGPSVFAVAEDETQALAIAEAIRGAFEGAGLASQGWVCALDPEGARVLPAGFRSSRCEVRP, via the coding sequence ATGACGAGGTCCTCTGATCCATCTTCTGAAGGCGTGGTGGCCTTCGCCCCTGCCAGCATCGGCAATGTGGCCGCGGGATTCGACCTGCTGGGCGCGGCGCTGGCGCCGCTGGACGGCAGCCTGCTCGGGGACCTCGTATCCATCGCGCCCGCCGAGAACGACTCCTTCCGGGTGACGGGTCCCTTCGCCACCGCGTTGGCGGACGATCCCCGGCCCAACCTCGCCCTGAAGGCCCGCGACCTCTTCCTGGCGGCCCTGCGCGCGGGGGGCGGCGGGGCCGGACCCTTCGCCATCACCCTGGAGAAGTGCCTTCCCGTGGCCAGCGGTCTGGGATCCAGCGCCAGCTCCATCGTGGCGACGCTGGTCGGGCTCCAGGCCCTGTGCGGCGATCCGCTCAGCGTGCCCGAGCTGCTGGACTTGGCGGGGCAGGCGGAGGGTTCCACCAGCGGCGGCATCCACCTCGACAATGTGGTGCCCTCGCTGCTGGGCGGGCTCCAGCTGGTGGTGCCGGGCCGGGAGGGGAAAGCCGCCGCCCGGCGCCTGCCCTGGCCCGCGGACCTGCTGATGGTGGTGGTGCATCCCGAGCTCCGGCTGTCCACGGCGGACAGCCGTCGCGTCCTGCCCGAGCACCCGGGGTGGCCCGAGACGGTGGCCTTCGCGGGCAACCTCACCGGGCTGGTGCAGGCCCTGCACAGTGGGGACCGTGCGCTGCTCGGGCGGTGCCTGCGGGATCCCCTGGTGGAGGTGCACCGCGCGCCGCTGGTGCCGGGCTTCCGGGCGGCGCAGGCAGCGGCGAGGCGCCTGGGCGCCCTCGGCTGCAGCCTGTCGGGGTCGGGGCCCTCCGTCTTCGCGGTGGCCGAGGATGAAACCCAGGCCCTGGCCATCGCTGAGGCCATTCGCGGGGCCTTCGAGGGGGCGGGGCTGGCCAGCCAGGGCTGGGTCTGCGCGTTGGATCCGGAAGGGGCCCGGGTGCTGCCGGCCGGGTTCCGGTCCTCGCGGTGCGAGGTCCGGCCATGA